One stretch of Salarias fasciatus chromosome 19, fSalaFa1.1, whole genome shotgun sequence DNA includes these proteins:
- the LOC115406555 gene encoding 60S ribosomal protein L13a has product MADRFNKVLLLDGRGHLLGRLAAIVAKQVLLGHKVVVVRCEGINISGNFYRNKLKYLAFLRKRMNTNPSRGPYHFRAPSRIFWRTVRGMLPHKTKRGQAALERLKVFDGIPPPYDKRKRMVVPAALKIVRLKPSRKFALLGRLAHEVGWKYQAITATLEEKRKEKSKLRYNKKKTLVKLTKQAEKNVEGKISKYTDVLKQYGVIV; this is encoded by the exons ATGGCGGACCGCTTCAATAAG gttctgctgctggatggcAGGGGACACCTCCTCGGCAGGCTGGCTGCCATCGTGGCCAAGCAGGTTCTTCTGG gGCACAAAGTGGTGGTGGTGAGATGTGAGGGCATCAACATTTCTGGAAACTTCTACCGCAACAAGC TCAAGTACCTGGCGTTCCTGCGGAAGAGGATGAACACCAACCCGTCCCGCGGCCCGTACCACTTCCGAGCCCCCAGCAGGATCTTCTGGAGGACGGTCAGAG GCATGCTGCCCCACAAAACCAAGCGAGGCCAGGCGGCTCTGGAGAGGCTGAAGGTGTTTGACGGGATCCCCCCGCCGTACGACAag AGGAAGCGAATGGTCGTCCCTGCCGCGCTCAAGATCGTGCGTCTGAAGCCGTCTCGTAAG TTCGCTCTGCTGGGCCGTCTGGCTCACGAGGTGGGCTGGAAGTACCAGGCCATCACGGCCAccctggaggagaagaggaaggagaagtcCAAGCTCCGCTACAACAAGAAAAAGACTCTGGTCAAGCTGACCAAGCAGGCGGAGAAGAACGTGGAGGGCAAGATCTCCAAATACACAGACGTCCTGAAACAATATGGAGTCATCGTCTGA
- the LOC115406560 gene encoding ATPase inhibitor B, mitochondrial-like — MWRVLRPSVRTVLTCQRNMSSDQLGELGKGAGKGGGGGGSIREAGGALGKREAAEEELYFRRKEQEQLAALKQHHQEEIDHHKKEIERLQREIDRHKGKIRKLKHDD; from the exons ATGTGGCGGGTTTTGCGGCCCAGCGTCAGGACTGTCCTCACGTGCCAGCGGAACATGTCGTCGGACCAG CTGGGCGAGCTGGGAAAGGGAGCGGggaaaggtggaggaggtggaggatccaTCCGGGAGGCCGGAGGAGCCCTGGGCAAGAGGGAAGCCGCCGAGGAGGAGCTGTACTTCAG gcggaaggagcaggagcagctggccgCCCTCAAGCAGCACCACCAGGAGGAGATCGACCACCATAAGAAGGAGATCGAGCGCCTGCAGCGGGAGATCGACCGTCACAAGGGGAAGATCAGGAAGCTGAAGCACGACGACTGA
- the LOC115406550 gene encoding LOW QUALITY PROTEIN: CAAX prenyl protease 1 homolog (The sequence of the model RefSeq protein was modified relative to this genomic sequence to represent the inferred CDS: inserted 1 base in 1 codon) yields MLDSVSDLPLDRHIFYAVLGFSWAVYLWEAYLSYRQRRIYRTTRHVPHELSKIMDSETFEKSRLYQLDKSNFSFWSGLYSETEGTLILLLGGIPFLWDVAGSLTARLGLGLEYEISQSLVFLTLATLFSAVTGLPWSLYSTFVIEEKHGFNQQTLGFFLKDAVKKFVVTQCILLPVTSLLLYIIKXGGDYFFIYAWLFTLAVSLVLVTIYADYIAPLFDKFTPLPEGELKTQIEAMAKSISFPLTKVYVVEGSKRSSHSNAYFYGFFKNKRIVLFDTLLEDYSPLNKSGDPPAEPADAEETSSESRVKAKNKKQGCNNPEILAVLGHELGHWKLGHTVKNIIISQMNSFLCFSLFAVLIGRSELFLAFGFSSQPTLIGLMIIFQFIFSPYNELLSFCLTVLSRRFEFQADAFARGLGKASELHSALIKLNKDNLGFPVADWLFSMWHYSHPPLLERLVALGHVKQD; encoded by the exons ATGCTGGACTCTGTCTCCGACCTCCCGCTGGACAGACACATCTTCTACGCCGTCCTGGGCTTCTCCTGGGCGGTGTACCTGTGGGAGGCGTACCTCTCCTACCGCCAG AGGAGGATCTACAGGACAACCAGACATGTCCCTCACGAGCTCAGCAAGATCATGGACTCGGAAACGTTCGAGAAGTCCCGTCTCTACCAGCTGGACAAGAGCAACTTCAGCTTCTGGTCTGGGCTGTACTCAGAGACTGAGGGGACG CTGATCCTGCTGCTGGGCGGGATCCCCTTCCTGTGGGACGTCGCCGGTTCTCTGACGGCCCGGCTGGGACTGGGTCTGGAGTACGAGATCAGCCAGTCGCTGGTGTTCCTGACGCTCGCCACGCTGTTCAGCGCCGTGACGGGTCTGCCCTGGAGTTTGTACAGCACCTTCGTGATCGAGGAGAAGCACGGCTTCAACCAGCAG ACGCTGGGCTTCTTCCTGAAAGACGCGGTGAAGAAGTTCGTGGTGACGCAGTGCATCCTGCTGCCCGTCACCTCGCTGCTGCTCTACATCATCA ATGGCGGAGACTACTTCTTCATCTACGCCTGGCTCTTCACGCTGGCCGTCTCTCTG GTTCTGGTGACCATCTATGCGGATTACATCGCTCCGCTGTTTGACAAGTTCACCCCTCTGCCCGAAGGCGAGCTGAAGACGCAGATCGAGGCCATGGCCAAGAGCATCAGCTTCCCCCTCACCAAGGTCTACGTGGTGGAAG GTTCCAAGCGTTCCTCACACAGTAACGCCTACTTCTACGGCTTCTTCAAGAACAAACGCATCGTGCTGTTTGACACTCTGCTGGAGGATTACTCTCCTCTCAACAAGTCTGGAGATCCGCCGGCCGAGCCGGCCGACGCCGAGGAGACGTCCAGCGAGTCCAGGGTCAAGGCCAAG AACAAGAAGCAAGGCTGCAACAACCCGGAGATCCTGGCTGTGCTGGGCCATGAGCTGGGCCACTGGAAGCTGGGTCACACCGTCAAGAACATCATCATCAGCCAG atGAACTCCTTCCTGTGCTTCTCGCTGTTCGCCGTGCTGATCGGACGCTCCGAGCTCTTCCTGGCGTTCGGCTTCAGCAGCCAGCCCACCCTGATCGGCCTGATGATCATCTTCCAGTTCATCTTCTCCCCGTACAACGAG ctCCTGTCCTTCTGTCTGACCGTCCTGAGCCGCAGGTTCGAGTTCCAGGCGGACGCGTTTGCTCGTGGGTTGGGCAAAGCGTCGGAGCTGCACTCGGCCCTCATCAAGCTCAACAAGGACAACCTGGGCTTCCCCGTGGCCGACTGGCTCTTCTCCATGTGGCACTACTCCCACCCCCCCCTGCTGGAGCGCCTGGTCGCCCTGGGCCACGTCAAGCAGGACTGA